One window of Electrophorus electricus isolate fEleEle1 chromosome 24, fEleEle1.pri, whole genome shotgun sequence genomic DNA carries:
- the si:rp71-17i16.5 gene encoding phosphatidylinositol 4,5-bisphosphate 3-kinase catalytic subunit gamma isoform yields the protein MEMKWEQYQRNPSINKQPPEYLYSSDHSLVFMCKLPIRDRGQVAGGHEVLVVKLPAQCTVHQLRLQLFMLAQDTNKLPDPFGLLDPEKYSLLYTKDDDQYEIYDDFQVLQTLDAPWFQDAEGHQAVWITALPKQGNSEDMADYQHFLNELIGYDLDCAAVNRLSELCFARRMFATPRKEELKKRDPVVYATEPWTTSVPIPKDQQDQLKHKLTIIIYYENMSFPIKTNLRNTPNDLLKYIWKSASPTTVGKSFIEWSDEQVFKVCGREEYVCGDFQLSDFLWVRHCLKNMMELHLSLVSMASLSDDAVRQEYWPLVDSLTGLSSSHEEISIDGKEMEEMVMISLWDCERNFRVKLIGFDIPELPSNMPQVVHVEAMIIYGSRVLSSVCSLSKGLEKEVLWNTWLEFDIPLKNIPRGAKLGFTINSSSMDTTPIKETKSPSLGCKVPDFQKGKGRVLYFVNLQLIDHRALLSQGSYTLHMWSFPEQEEEAFTYEADKLSTATNPDVVKSMAITFMLDQYSFPVVLPHSRMSTGAMTPPSAVSLSSDPRSSQTEMSYQSSPTSSSEHSLKSFREKSVLYASNLPQFLCKVDWLKPSAVQDIHWLLDHCVPQDLELAVALELLSVNYTDEKVRKLAVQRLEMISNEELLRYLLQLVQTLKVEPYHDSCLARFLIQRALRSKHVGHFFFWFLRSEVGGCPFFQQRMAVILEAYLLGCGEAMLTSFQRQVQVIKVLHDVAIRVKILYPEKSALSPLAAQKLQDILQEYSFPPDFQVPFDPRIKAGSILLKECKVMASKKKPLWLEFSCMDSEAPAGPPVGIIFKHGDDLRQDMLIIQTLMVMDSIWKENSMDLNLVPYGCISTGFQIGVIEIVRDAVTIAAIQRSHAGTAGAFNNNALFDWLKGRCSIQEKLYQALEKFVSSCAGYCVATYVLGIGDRHNDNIMITNQGNLFHIDFGHILGNTKSFLGVNRERVPFVLTPDFLYVMGKVKGQTSLSFQRFKDICIQAYMSLRSQSRLLVTLFSLMLLTGIPELSTAGDMRYLRNALQQEHSQEEAHQHFLQQIAMCEDKGWTVQANWWIHLVAGIK from the exons ATGGAGATGAAATGGGAGCAATATCAGCGAAACCCCTCTATAAATAAACAGCCTCCTGAATATCTGTACTCCTCAGACCACAGTCTGGTGTTTATGTGCAAGTTACCCATCAGGGATAGGGGTCAGGTTGCAGGGGGTCATGAAGTTCTGGTTGTCAAACTCCCAGCGCAGTGCACCGTTCACCAACTCCGACTACAGCTATTCATGCTCGCACAAGACACTAACAAGCTCCCAGACCCTTTTGGGCTCCTTGATCCTGAGAAATACAGTCTCTTGTACACAAAAGATGATGACCAGTATGAAATCTATGATGACTTTCAGGTACTGCAAACACTGGATGCACCTTGGTTTCAGGATGCTGAAGGACATCAAGCAGTCTGGATCACAGCTTTGCCAAAGCAGGGCAACTCGGAGGACATGGCAGATTACCAGCACTTTCTGAATGAACTAATAGGTTATGATTTAGACTGTGCAGCAGTTAACCGTTTAAGTGAACTATGTTTTGCCCGCAGAATGTTTGCCACACCGCGTAAGGAAGAACTGAAAAAACGAGATCCTGTGGTGTATGCCACAGAGCCCTGGACAACTTCTGTGCCAATCCCAAAAGACCAACAAGATCAATTAAAACATAAGCTAACAATAATTATATACTATGAAAACATGAGCTTTCCTATTAAGACTAACTTGCGTAATACACCTAATGATCTCCTTAAGTACATTTGGAAATCAGCATCGCCTACTACAGTAGGCAAGTCTTTCATTGAGTGGTCAGATGAGCAAGTTTTTAAAGTCTGTGGCAGAGAGGAGTATGTATGTGGAGATTTTCAACTCTCTGACTTCCTCTGGGTCCGACACTGCCTAAAGAACATGATGGAACTTCACCTCTCATTGGTTTCCATGGCCTCACTTTCCGATGATGCAGTGAGACAGGAATACTGGCCCTTGGTTGACAGTCTGACAGGTCTCTCTAGCTCCCATGAAGAAATCTCAATTGATGGTAAGGAAATGGAAGAGATGGTCATGATTTCACTTTGGGATTGTGAGAGGAACTTTAGGGTAAAGCTTATAGGGTTTGATATACCTGAGCTGCCAAGTAATATGCCTCAAGTTGTCCATGTAGAGGCCATGATTATTTATGGTAGCAGGGTGCTATCATCAGTTTGTTCATTGTCAAAAGGCTTGGAAAAAGAAGTTCTGTGGAACACATGGCTTGAGTTTGATATCCCTCTCAAGAATATCCCTCGTGGAGCCAAATTAGGCTTCACAATAAATTCTAGTAGCATGGATACTACTCCCATTAAAGAAACCAAGTCCCCTTCTCTTGGATGCAAAGTTCCAGACTTCCAGAAAGGAAAAGGAAGGGTGTTATATTTTGTAAACCTCCAGCTGATTGATCACAGAGCTCTCCTCAGCCAGGGATCCTACACACTGCATATGTGGTCTTTTCCAGAGCAGGAAGAAGAAGCCTTCACTTATGAAGCAGACAAACTCTCTACTGCAACCAATCCTGATGTAGTCAAATCCATGGCAATCACATTTATGCTGGATCAGTATAGTTTCCCTGTAGTCCTACCCCACAGCAGGATGTCCACTGGTGCCATGACTCCTCCCAGTGCAGTGTCTCTTTCATCAGATCCCAGGTCATCTCAAACTGAAATGTCCTATCAGTCCTCCCCTACATCATCCTCAGAACACTCCCTGAAGAGTTTCCGGGAGAAGAGTGTTCTTTATGCTTCAAACCTTCCTCAGTTTCTCTGTAAGGTAGACTGGCTGAAGCCTAGTGCTGTTCAAGATATCCATTGGCTGCTGGATCACTGTGTGCCTCAGGACTTGGAACTGGCTGTAGCTCTGGAACTGCTGAGTGTGAACTACACAGATGAGAAAGTCAGGAAATTGGCTGTTCAAAGGCTGGAGATGATCTCTAATGAGGAGTTACTGAGGTACCTACTGCAGCTGGTCCAG ACGTTGAAGGTAGAGCCATATCATGACAGCTGCCTGGCACGCTTCCTGATCCAAAGAGCACTCAGG AGCAAGCATGTAGGACACTTCTTCTTCTGGTTCTTGCGGAGTGAAGTGGGTGGTTGCCCATTTTTTCAACAGCGTATGGCAGTTATATTGGAAGCTTACCTCCTGGGCTGTGGTGAGGCCATGCTGACAAGCTTCCAGAGACAAGTTCAAGTTATCAAGGTTCTGCATGATGTGGCCATTAGGGTGAAAATACTGTATCCAGAAAAAAGTGCTCTTTCACCATTGg cTGCCCAGAAACTACAAGACATATTGCAGGAATATAGTTTTCCTCCTGACTTCCAGGTGCCTTTTGATCCCCGGATCAAAGCAGGATCAATCCTT CTGAAAGAATGTAAAGTGATGGCCTCCAAGAAAAAGCCTCTCTGGCTCGAGTTCTCTTGTATGGACTCTGAGGCACCAGCTGGTCCACCAGTAGGAATCATCTTCAAACACGGTGATGACCTGAGACAGGACATGCTCATTATCCAg ACACTGATGGTGATGGACTCAATTTGGAAAGAAAATTCTATGGATCTCAACCTGGTGCCATACGGTTGCATCTCCACAGGATTTCAAATAG GTGTGATTGAGATTGTGAGAGATGCTGTTACCATTGCTGCTATTCAGAGGAGTCATGCAGGGACAGCAGGAGCTTTCAATAATAACGCCTTATTTGATTGGCTCAAGGGAAGGTGTTCCATACAGGAAAAG CTGTATCAAGCACTGGAGAAATTTGTCAGTTCATGTGCTGGTTACTGTGTGGCCACGTACGTTTTGGGCATAGGTGACCGGCATAATGACAACATCATGATTACAAATCAAG GGAATCTCTTCCACATTGATTTTGGTCACATTCTGGGCAACACCAAGAGCTTCTTGGgtgtgaacagagagagggtgCCCTTTGTCCTCACTCCTGACTTCCTGTATGTCATGGGCAAAGTGAAGGGCCAAACAAGCTTGTCCTTCCAGAGGTTTAAG GACATTTGCATCCAGGCCTACATGTCCCTGCGCTCTCAGTCGCGCCTGCTGGTGACGCTTTTCTCCCTCATGCTGCTGACGGGCATACCTGAGCTCAGCACAGCAGGTGACATGCGGTATCTGCGCAATGCACTGCAGCAGGAGCACAGCCAGGAGGAGGCGCACCAGCACTTCCTGCAGCAGATTGCCATGTGTGAGGATAAGGGCTGGACCGTGCAGGCCAATTGGTGGATCCACTTGGTGGCTGGCATCAAGTAA
- the si:rp71-17i16.6 gene encoding uncharacterized protein si:rp71-17i16.6 isoform X1, with protein MTEQNTEKHRVEAGRTSVLGDSHTNYQQYLHSLFGESAAEYFISPSSPPKTPPIWYTEMKNNMRDHVSAEAFWDALRERSTRILREMETRPSEQADRITADWRKLMRQDHLQHLSVVRFMFHSALRNQAFSALLLNQRPPSFLFDLDMTEGSSRYTAVRNKQLTE; from the exons ATGActgaacagaacacagaaaaacaccGTGTCGAGGCAGGAAGGACATCTGTCTTGGGTGACTCACATACTAACTACCAGCAGTACCTGCACAG CTTGTTTGGGGAATCTGCTGCTGAGTATTTTATCAGCCCCTCCTCACCACCCAAGACCCCTCCCATCTGGTACACGGAAATGAAGAACAACATGAGAG ATCACGTGAGTGCAGAGGCATTCTGGGATGCACTCAGAGAGCGCTCTACTCGGATACTCAGGGAAATGGAGACAAGGCCCTCTGAG CAGGCTGACAGAATTACAGCTGACTGGAGGAAGCTGATGAGACAGGATCACCTGCAGCACTTATCAGTTGTGAGGTTTATGTTCCACTCTGCCCTGCGAAATCAGgccttctctgctctcctcctaAATCAGAGGCCTCCATCTTTTCTCTTTGACCTGGATATGACTGAGGGATCCAGTCGATACACAGCAGTGAGGAACAAACAACTAACAGaataa
- the si:rp71-17i16.6 gene encoding uncharacterized protein si:rp71-17i16.6 isoform X2 — translation MTEQNTEKHRVEAGRTSVLGDSHTNYQQYLHSLFGESAAEYFISPSSPPKTPPIWYTEMKNNMRDHVSAEAFWDALRERSTRILREMETRPSEADRITADWRKLMRQDHLQHLSVVRFMFHSALRNQAFSALLLNQRPPSFLFDLDMTEGSSRYTAVRNKQLTE, via the exons ATGActgaacagaacacagaaaaacaccGTGTCGAGGCAGGAAGGACATCTGTCTTGGGTGACTCACATACTAACTACCAGCAGTACCTGCACAG CTTGTTTGGGGAATCTGCTGCTGAGTATTTTATCAGCCCCTCCTCACCACCCAAGACCCCTCCCATCTGGTACACGGAAATGAAGAACAACATGAGAG ATCACGTGAGTGCAGAGGCATTCTGGGATGCACTCAGAGAGCGCTCTACTCGGATACTCAGGGAAATGGAGACAAGGCCCTCTGAG GCTGACAGAATTACAGCTGACTGGAGGAAGCTGATGAGACAGGATCACCTGCAGCACTTATCAGTTGTGAGGTTTATGTTCCACTCTGCCCTGCGAAATCAGgccttctctgctctcctcctaAATCAGAGGCCTCCATCTTTTCTCTTTGACCTGGATATGACTGAGGGATCCAGTCGATACACAGCAGTGAGGAACAAACAACTAACAGaataa